The genomic window TCATCAAACAACCGATCGATTAatgaattgatgatgaaaatgatgttgagttgcagctctacatcgTATGATTCTGTATTATTGTGCTGGAGGTCAGGACCTGAAATCTCTGTCTATGTGTGAATCAGTCAAAACCAGTGTTATCAGCTGGATGTACTGGGAGATCTGGGACCAGAATCTGCTGCTGGATGTAGAAGAAAGCAGGCTGACAGCAGCCATGTTGATTTGGGAGAAACTAATGGATGGATGCTGCCTCGTGTTTCGAATGAACACAGCGATGCTCAGAGAATCTGTGTCAGCTGAGAGGAAAGATGAGATTTGGATCAACGAGCTTCATCGATGACTGACGAGCTCTTAATAAGACAAACACTAAAACAATTTGTGGATCAATGTTTCCTAAAgacgacgtcatcaaatgtgaaaaagaaaccagaaaatattcacatttaacaagctggaatcagagaatttggactttttttgttaataaatgactcaaaacaattaattattaaaatagttgtagATTCAtttaatcgttgcagctctgagacgaaagaagaaataaaaccagTCAAATATATTGACTAGACTAATGATCAGACAGACGAGGTCGTACtgtataaaacatgaacacaagaaaataaaaccttCTGAgctgtttaaatatgtatttaaatatagttctttgtgtttatatgtaatGTTGCACATAAACATCCTTAAAGTATGTGAAGTATTTGTGATGACTGGTGTCCTTTCAGGAGAAACTGGGAGCTCTGGTGGACAGTCTGTGTGTCGAAGCTGTGGATAAAATCCTGAAGATGTTGGAGCTGGCGGCGATGAAGAGGGAGCAGAGGAGCCCAGGAGATCTGAGTGATCCGGTTCAGTGTGAGGAGAGCAGAGACGGCATGATGAAGCCGCAGACAGGTACCGTCACACCTGACGCCGCAGAGTCGTCATCCAGAATCCAGCGGGCTGTTGTTGTAAATGTGAACAAACGGAGCTGCTGTGTTGCTTTAAAGCAggtgatgtttttgtgtgtttcaggtgagGACGGAGGAGGTCGGCGCCCCCCCACAGAGCAGACCTTCATCCTGGTTTACGGGGTCAGTGAGTGAATCCGGACTAACGGTCAGCCGCTGTGAACGAACCTCATCActgctttctgtgtgtttcagagcgCTGCTGTGGACTCCAAGTGTCTGCTGGTGTCTCTGCAGAGCTCCGCTGATGTGACAGGTGACGTCagttcctcctctcctcctccacaggCCGACCACGAGTACGCTCGCTCGTCCTCGCCGCCGCCCGCCGCCGctgcagaggagggaggagccTCAGCAGCAGGCGGCAGGAcacagcgcagcagcagcagcagcaggaaaaggaaaaaagactCAAACACAGCGACTGCGGCAGCGACGGAACCTTCCCTCGGCTGCTCGCAGTGCGGCATGTTGTTTCCAAACAGCGAGCGGCTCGCCGACCACCAGAGGAAGTCTCATCCCGCGTGCTCGACGTGCGGAGCGACGTTCACCGGCGTCCTGAAGCTCCGCCAACACGAGGAGAAAGAGCACGGGCTGCTGCCGTACACCTGCGACTACTGCCCCAAGAGATTCAACCACAAAGCTCACCGCGACCTGCACGTCAAGTCCCGGCACACCGGAGAGAAGAGCTGCCACTGCGACATCTGCGGGAAGGGCTACTCCTGCGTCAGCGTGCTGAAAACGCACCGCATCACGCACTTCGACAAGACCTTCATCTGCGACGTGTGCGGGAAGAGCTTCTACCACGCCTGCCACCTGACGCGCCACAAACTGGTGCACCAGGCGGAGCGGCCGTATCGCTGCTCCACCTGCGGGAAGGGCTTCACGCAGGCGGAGAACCTGCGCAGCCACCAGGCCGTCCACACCGGAGAGAGGCAGCTCTGCTCCGTCTGCGGCAAGAGCTACCGCCGCCTCAAGAACCACGTCATCAGCAAACACTCGCACGAGCTGCCGGCCGCCGAGCTGCCGGCCCGCCGCTCCGTCGTCGGCTGCGACGTCTGCGGGAAGAAGTTCCCCAACCCGTCGCAGTACAGAGCGCACCAGAGGAGCCACACGGGGGAGAAGCCGTTCCACTGCGACGTCTGCGGGAAGAGCTACCGGCTGAAGGAGCTGCTGAGGGACCACCGCTACACCCACAGCGGCGAGAAGCCCTACAGCTGCTCGCTCTGCTCCAAGACCTTCAACCTGGCCACCAGCTTCATGCGGCACCGCAGCATCCACAGCGGAGAGACGCCGTTCAGCTGCCACGCCTGCGGGAAACACTTCCGCCTGCTCACCTTCCTCAAGGCTCACCTGCAGACCAAAGCTCACCTGAAGCAGACGCAGCAGAGGCCGGCCGCGACCTCCGACCTCTGACCTGTCAGGGTTACACTTACACCACacggccaaaagtatgtggacagcaACGTGTAGCCTGACTGAGATGGTTTAGTGATATATCAGCTGATctttaaacaacataaataaacttcaagttgtttttttaatgattagAAGTAAAAACGTGTTCAGGATGTTTAGATAATCGATCTGCTGACATTTCCTCTGTTAATGATATATCTGCATGAGCTGTTGTTCTCCAGCATCATGTGATTGTGACATCATGTTCGTTAAGCTGCTGTAACAAACTCCACTCTTCTGCTTTCAGGCTTTCCTGCAGATGTTGGACCCTGCAGGGATCAGTGATCAGGTCCGACTCACAGTTCATCCCAGACCGGATGTGCTTAGTGGTTCcacacaccaaactgggaaaaagGATTTTCTGTTTTGGAGCTGCTGTTGTGTcgtgttgaaacaggaaagagacacaaacacaaagctggACAGTTCAGATTTCTCTTCACTGGATCCAAAGTTTATCTCAACTCGAGCAGACTGAGCGCTGTGAGCATCAGAGATAAAagtcaagaagaagaaagaaagacagattgAATGAAGTGAGATAAAGAGATGAAGTTTGgctgcttttctgctttttgtgtgAAGCAGTTTAAATAAACAGCTGCTGAACTCGTCactctgtcttttctttaaaacacCTCACAGgtttaaagatctcctccagacgTGTTTTCAGACTGTTTCTGAGATGCTTTTCCACcaaaataaagagtaaaaaccacgttgtagtttgtgttttagtttctttctttgtagAAATGACAGAAAGCAGATATCTCCTGTTAATCaatgagctttagaggagcTGCTAGGTGGATTTAGTTATCTCTGGATGGAAACAGGTTCGCTGTTTCCAGTCTCTCAGACACCAGAGAGTctgtttcagtgtctgtagtgtcaGTGATTCTCTGTGTGAGGCTCATTGTTCAGTAATAATTACAGACTGTTTCTCAGTCAACTGGCTGCTCCTCCTGTCATTTAAATCCCGTCCGGAGCCGCGTCCTCGTATTTTAAAGTGGATCTCTGAGTTTTTCTCCTTCAGCTCAGAGTGAAATTAGTTTTTGCTGatctgacagatggaaacatgctaacagCAACATATCGGCCTGTTTGAACCAACATGACgacagaaacagatgaaagcatCAGGAGAGCAAAAGCCCATCATTTATCTGAGCATCAGTCaggctttaaaaacaacacagaaccACAACTGCTGCAATTAAAGTGCTGAACCACATTATTGAGACACTGAGATACTGTGCAGCTTTTTTTATTAACTCTCAACCGTCCACATACAAGTATTTAGGTTTTATTATAGTAAGTAggaagtattatgagcttgatgtagttaaagtattgcagtaaaagtacataagtattatgagcttgatgtagttaaagtattgcagtaaaagtacataagtattatgagcttgatgtagttaaagtattgcagtaaaagtacataagtattatgagcttgatgtagttaaagtattgcagtaaaagtacataagtattatgagcttgatgtagttaaagtattgcagtaaaagtacataagtattatgagcttgatgtagttaaagtattgcagtaaaagtacataagtattatgagcttgatgtagttaaagtattgcagtaaaagtacataagtattatgagcttgatgtagttaaagtattgcagtaaaagtacataagtattatgagcttgatgtagttaaagtattgcagtaaaagtacataagtattatgagcttgatgtagttaaagtattgcagtaaaagtagtggtttggtccctctgactgatatattattatatatgacatcattagattattaatagtgaagcatcagtgttagagcagcatgttactgttgtagctgctggaggtggagctagtttacactactttatatacagttagctagtttagtccagtggttcccaacctaggggtcgggcccctccaaagggtcagcagataaatctgaggggtggtgagatgattaatgggagaggaaagaagaaaaaacaaagttctgatacacaaatctgttttcagtttttggactttttctctaatctttgatttttgctgaaatattggatcatttgaacatttattgaaatgaaagcatgtgagaagtttagagggaaaaatcactatttggtggagctgttaacaactcatagacatgtgaaatgtgaccccgactacacactgctttttgtaagacgtcaaaagccaaaaaggttggaaaccactggtttcatctttaacaatgtgttgtattttcacaCTTGAATAATTGTAAACTCGTTCTTTAAGTCTGACTGTTGTTGCTGGAGGAGGAATATTGGTGAAACAAACAtgactgttgttattattattattattattattattattattattattatttcattgtcAGGTGGTTTAGTCTCTTTGTGGAGTTTTTAATTCATCTTtggataaaaacagatttatgaaaaagttaatttgttttggtaaaatgaggaaatgtgtgtgttggtgactGTGGTTAACAGTCAACTAACAGTCAGACATTTGATCAGAAACATCTTCAATTAAATTCTCTGCTCACACTTTGAGCTGTGAGTTAATTTGTACAGTTCAGAGTAATTTTAGATCTTTGTTAATGACTGAtgacctgcaacacacacacgcacacacgtgaCTTCAAGTGAAGAAGGCGGGAAGAGCAATCCGGGAGGATCCCTGAAAGTCACCAGagcagaaacaggaagcagtCTGAtgcagggtgagtgttaatattagcgctgcaaataatgattactgtcattattgatcaacctgctgattattttactgattagttgtttagttgattaaactgtgtcagaaaaatcacagtgatgtaacgtgactcactgctgcagttaaaatagagagaagtcacAGGTAAGAACCACACAGgtgtttatctgaagtctgtttgttggattttAGTCAGATGTCGGCTGCGGTCAAAAAAAGACCCTCCTACCGTCTTTTCCTGATCACTTTTGCTTGACCTCGATAGGAAACGTCACGGggtgaaaaaaagatttaaagtaGAACTTAGGAAAAGACAATCGACTGCAGTTACACTGGGCTACGTAGTTATGCGACTACGGATGTTATTGACGTGAGTCTGTCGAAGTGAAACTACAATAGGTGCAACtgaagtctcttaaattgcatccacgtttccttCACTGGCGTCTTTTCCTTGCGTTTTAGTCCTTCCAACGTGGATGcaggagagacgcaaggaaaccaagcgaggagaggaaacgaggaaatgtgttttaagagacttgagacgtcctctcctctgaagcgtcacgtgaagcgacgtccgtttctgatgacggcgacagctgatcacagctggatcagctgtcagtcagctttaacagctgtagaaacttctgatggagtttgtgtctgtacaCATATGCACTGTGTTAATACTAATAAAGTTATCAccgctagagcagctgtttcctctctgcagcctgtttcctgtttaacaaacacctcaataaaaaacctgcattctgtatttatactgtgtcctgctcagaggcacaggaaccatttctactcacAGAATGTGTTTATACTATTTATCGATTATTTGAGTctatatttattgatattctgattgtgaattcattattgAATAACTCAGGATATGATCCGggtgtcttctgaacactggaaaatatgtatttggctaaatgtttcagggcaaatggaaatgatgtaactcatatcaaacctgacgttcaggaattttcagcctcacatgtgactgaatggaaatgataataaattatataaaatataaatgtgtttaactgttattatggatcaaattaaagtcaggaagagtctgtctgtcagcaagaaacagtttaatggaggaaataacatcatgaaaagaaaatctttctaataaatgaagaaagttgttaatggttcttttgttgatcagattGACAATTATATATAAAGTTGAGCATATAgatgacaacaataaaatataacaatagcTTTGCTGTTGTTAACTTAATGCAGCCAGGCGGGCAGCCTGCAGCAACAAAACTTTTGTATAATATAAGTTTATTTAAGTTGTCTTGGCAAAATATCTCATAAGTTATACAATATTAGGGTATTTAATATgctattaatatatttatttatttatttggcaaGACAGACTGTAGGTTACTGCCCCCCAAGGCAAAATAGAAACCTTCTTGTAGATGTGAATGAAACTGTTTTGCAACTCAAAGAAATATAtgatacagaaaatgttttatatagTAATGCTGTACTGGTTACCCCTTGAACAATCCTTTAACTTCCTGTAAAATTAACCTCAAACATCCATCCAAAGCATACCTAAAGTAAATAGAAAGCTGTTCTTGAACCATTAGCAGTACATGCATGATTTTGGTCTCTTTTAAAGGTAACACTGAACTTTTTTCCCCAACAGTCAGAATCACTGTAAGTGTTAGTAGCATTGAGTAATAGAATCTGAACACACTGAAGTAGAAGGTTTTTAATTTCTGCCTGAATAATTTTTGTAAACAGATGCTTGTAGATGACCTATAGCTGTGACTTATTAGCTGGAGAACACAACAGAACTATAGCATGCAGCTTTACTTAGTCCAAGTCCAAATTTAATaataccacagaaaatgaatatttttcatgttttgtttaggCATCTTCCCAAAAAAGGCCATTTAGAGATACCAAATGACTCCTGCTTCAGAGTAAAAGATTCAAAAGAAGTGCTATGGTGCAGTTCATTTAAAAGTACGCTGTTGTGATTGTATCTTGAAATGGTTAACAGGCCCCTCATCCTAATGCTGTACTGGTTAACGGGCCCCTCATCCTAATGCTGTACTGGTTAACAGGCCCCTCATCCTAACTCTGTACTGGTTAACAGGCCCCTCATCCTAATGCTGTACTGGTTAACGGGCCCCTCATCCTAACTCTGTACTGGTTAACAGGCCCCTCATCCTAATGCTGTACTGGTTAACGGGCCCCTCATCCTAACTCTGTACTGGTTAACAGGCCCCTCATCCTAACTCTGTACTGGTTAACAGGCCCCTCATCCTAATGCTGTACTGGTTAACGGGCCCCTCATCCTAACTCTGTACTGGTTAACAGGCCCCTCATCCTAATGCTGTACTGGTTAATGGGCCTCATCCTAATGCTGTACTGGTTAACAAGCCCCTCATCCTAATGCTGTACTGCTTAACGGGCCCCTCATCCTAACTCTGTACTGGTTAACAGGCCCCTCATCCTAACTCTGTACTGGTTAACAGGCCCTCATCGTAACGCTGTACTGGTTAACGGGCCCCTCATCCTAATGCTGTACTGGTTAACAGGCCCCTCATCCTAATGCTGTACTGGATAACGGACATTTCAGTTGTAGAGCAAAAATACTTGCTGTGAAGTGCAGCCACAGTTTTACTTTCCTGGCGTTCAGCTAATAGAAAGAAGTCCAGTGGACTCCaggaaatgtgaaaacaggagGCAGTCATTGTGCTCTACTTCAATACATTGTGTTAAAGCATTTTAAACTGACTTTCTGTACGGGATTTGCTGTACAAACAAACTCGCCTTGCAGGTTTCCGTATCTAGCTCAACCAGAGGAAACAGGATGACTGTTTATCACCAACTGTAGCAGCACTAGTAGGTGGTACAGGAAGTAATGCTCACAAGCATCTTTCCTTTTGAGTTGTCCTTGAGAAAGACACTGTATGCCTGTTGGCTCATGATCAGcagttgacctctgacctcccagtTTAAGCACCAGGAATGACAACGTTGAAGTGTATAAAGTATATGttctcatcattattattttccctTCTGGTTTTCGCAGGCCAAACAGCTCCCCTCAGCGTCCAACGTTATCAGCTGACCATTCATGAACTCCTGTAGGGGTATGTGAGGTAAAAAAGTTTATCCTTTAAAGTTTATCcttaaatgtgctgtaatacTGGCAGAGGGAAGCACTTCATAACAACATGGCAATGCCCACTGcaagtgcaaaaataaaaatgagatatACTCATGAATTATAGACACCAAAAAACTCACACTTTGAATGTACAGAAGCTGCAAAAACTTTGTTGTTTGCTTGCTCACAGAGGATGTAGATGTGGATAATGTGGATTATCATGTGTTTTGCAGTGgtgaaactatgaaaataaccAAGTTATGTGACCTGTTTATCAAGCAGtaaatgatttacatttaacatgcacatgtacaaaaGTCAAACCGATAAAGTGTTATTTGATGAGAATTGAATACATGTCCTTCCTATTTAAAatttctcttattttcagcAGGGAGCCGTAATGGCGAAACGTAAAGGGGAGCTCTTGAATACTCTGGAAAAATTAAAAGCAGATGAGTTTAAGAAGTTCAAGTGGTTCCTGGAGGAGGATGACATCCTGGAGGGCTTTAAAGGCATCCCAGTGTTTCAGCTGGAGAATGCAGAAAGGCAGGACACAGTGGATCTAATGATACAGAAACATCAGGATCCTGGAGCTCTGCAGCTGACCATGAAGGTTTTAGAAAAGATCAGCAGGAATGATCTGATGCAGAGTTTGCAAAACTCCTGCTCAGGACCAAATGGTAAGTTAGAGGAAGGAATCTGAAAAGCAGTGTCACATACATTTCATAAATTATTAGATGACCTAAAAGTTACAATATTCTAATGTGTTAACaaaaatcatgtaaaaataatgttaaagaTTGATTTGTCATTCTTTTTGGTACCACCttcatcaaaaagaaaaagtagcaGGATAAAGAATAATTCTTAAATGATTCACAAGCTGAAATAAATTTGGTCAACTGACTTACAGCATGAACGAACAATTCTGTTCCCCTTCTCTACCTGCCTCATCCTTGTTGCTCGCTGCAACAAGTCATCTGTTAGTCTCACTCTCCGTCTTACCCTTGCTGGGAAGCAAGATCCCAAGATACTCGAACCTCCTCACTGGGGAAACCTCAGCCCCAAAagagataatttaactttttacaGCCTCTTGGACTTATCTCAACCACTTCACACTTGGCTacaaataagataagatatgatacgataagactttattgtccCAGAGGGAAATTTACCTTGGACACACAATGCTTCTGCTGTGCAGTaccaaataattcaacattacTGCAGATCATACATCTCATAAATACTGTGATTAAAAAGTAAATTGGAGAAGGAGATTGCACTTCAGTGGGATTCTCAGTGAAGTGCTAAACCCAAAATCCATTAGGCATGTTCCAAAAATATAGTAGCATATCTCAAATTTCCTCTCTCAATGAGgacaaaatatttgacaaacatttcacttgtttatttgacTGACATCACATTAGAAAAACGCTTACGCGTTTTGGCAGAGAGCCTTCTTCAGAGCGTTTTAAGTATACAGGTTCaattcagtcatatatatacaAGGGCAGAGATAATACACAGCTGGGAATTGGACCCAATTATTTGGGAACCGATTACTTTTCTTATCCTGTGGTTCTAGATACAGGGACCAAATTACAGACAAAATGGAACTTCACAAAACACTGACCATCGTTGATTCACTATTAAGAACATACACTAGATGGCAAAATCAATTATTGGGATTTAACCATAGAAAGGTTGAAACTGGAGCCATTCACACTTCTATTTATTGAAAAGGCATGGAACGCAATTAAATATTGCATGCTGCTAGCAATCATCCCAAACATCGAAAGGATATTAACCCAGTGGGACAGTTTTTGAGACTCAAACATAACTGCTCAGAACTTGATGACTATGActccaaaaaaaacatcatggtTACTAGGTTCAAGGAAAGAGGCTATGCCTCCAAC from Thunnus maccoyii chromosome 14, fThuMac1.1, whole genome shotgun sequence includes these protein-coding regions:
- the LOC121911204 gene encoding zinc finger protein 135-like isoform X2, with amino-acid sequence MLDLIAFKSKLTFIVNNLAKAVMSESFTAAHKVSLQKQNAETEEKLGALVDSLCVEAVDKILKMLELAAMKREQRSPGDLSDPVQCEESRDGMMKPQTGEDGGGRRPPTEQTFILVYGADHEYARSSSPPPAAAAEEGGASAAGGRTQRSSSSSRKRKKDSNTATAAATEPSLGCSQCGMLFPNSERLADHQRKSHPACSTCGATFTGVLKLRQHEEKEHGLLPYTCDYCPKRFNHKAHRDLHVKSRHTGEKSCHCDICGKGYSCVSVLKTHRITHFDKTFICDVCGKSFYHACHLTRHKLVHQAERPYRCSTCGKGFTQAENLRSHQAVHTGERQLCSVCGKSYRRLKNHVISKHSHELPAAELPARRSVVGCDVCGKKFPNPSQYRAHQRSHTGEKPFHCDVCGKSYRLKELLRDHRYTHSGEKPYSCSLCSKTFNLATSFMRHRSIHSGETPFSCHACGKHFRLLTFLKAHLQTKAHLKQTQQRPAATSDL
- the LOC121911204 gene encoding zinc finger protein 135-like isoform X1: MLDLIAFKSKLTFIVNNLAKAVMSESFTAAHKVSLQKQNAETEEKLGALVDSLCVEAVDKILKMLELAAMKREQRSPGDLSDPVQCEESRDGMMKPQTGEDGGGRRPPTEQTFILVYGSAAVDSKCLLVSLQSSADVTGDVSSSSPPPQADHEYARSSSPPPAAAAEEGGASAAGGRTQRSSSSSRKRKKDSNTATAAATEPSLGCSQCGMLFPNSERLADHQRKSHPACSTCGATFTGVLKLRQHEEKEHGLLPYTCDYCPKRFNHKAHRDLHVKSRHTGEKSCHCDICGKGYSCVSVLKTHRITHFDKTFICDVCGKSFYHACHLTRHKLVHQAERPYRCSTCGKGFTQAENLRSHQAVHTGERQLCSVCGKSYRRLKNHVISKHSHELPAAELPARRSVVGCDVCGKKFPNPSQYRAHQRSHTGEKPFHCDVCGKSYRLKELLRDHRYTHSGEKPYSCSLCSKTFNLATSFMRHRSIHSGETPFSCHACGKHFRLLTFLKAHLQTKAHLKQTQQRPAATSDL